A single Defluviitalea saccharophila DNA region contains:
- a CDS encoding Na+/H+ antiporter NhaC family protein produces the protein MNRRKFFTLLSVVALIIMAFAVPTFAAEVAEEGYQSNLYATFWSLFPPVVAIVLALITKEVYSSLFIGIVCGALMHANFNPLTAFNTMFTDGFISSLADSWNVGILIFLVVLGTIVSLINKAGGSAAYGQWASQKIKTRKGAMLSTFGLGVLIFVDDYFNCLTVGNVMRPITDKFKISRAKLAYIVDATAAPICMIAPISSWAAAVTGVVEGYDGLDLFIRAIPYNLYSLLTIATIIFITLMEIEFGPMKTHEENAVLRNDLYTTPDRPYEGQDGEVSAGKGKVMDLIIPVGILIAFCILGMLYTGGILDGVNVVDAFANCDASLGLSLGSSLALLIIIVYYLVRKVLSFNECMECFPNGFKAMVPAILILTFAWTLSGMTSLLGAKEFVSGIFGGSAANLKIFLPAIVFIVATGMSFATGTSWGTFGILLPIVVAVGLEPELLVISISACLAGAVCGDHCSPISDTTIMSSTGAMCNHINHVSTQLPYALTVAAVSFVGYILAGLIQSAWIVLPISMAMMFATLLGIKLLTANKARA, from the coding sequence ATGAATCGAAGAAAGTTTTTCACACTGTTGTCCGTTGTGGCACTGATCATCATGGCTTTCGCTGTGCCAACCTTTGCTGCGGAAGTCGCTGAAGAAGGGTATCAAAGTAATCTCTATGCTACTTTTTGGTCCCTGTTCCCACCAGTTGTTGCTATCGTACTGGCTCTTATTACTAAAGAAGTGTATAGTTCACTCTTTATAGGTATTGTTTGCGGAGCATTGATGCATGCAAACTTCAATCCTCTAACAGCTTTCAATACTATGTTTACTGATGGTTTTATATCATCCCTTGCGGATAGTTGGAATGTTGGTATCCTCATTTTCCTCGTTGTATTGGGAACCATTGTAAGCCTAATCAACAAAGCAGGCGGCTCTGCTGCATACGGTCAATGGGCAAGCCAAAAAATCAAGACAAGAAAAGGGGCTATGCTTTCTACTTTCGGACTCGGCGTTCTGATATTTGTAGATGACTATTTCAACTGTCTGACTGTTGGAAATGTCATGAGACCCATTACTGATAAGTTTAAAATTTCTCGTGCTAAATTAGCCTATATTGTTGATGCCACGGCTGCTCCAATATGCATGATTGCACCTATTTCCTCATGGGCTGCTGCTGTAACCGGTGTTGTAGAAGGTTATGACGGACTGGATCTTTTCATCCGTGCAATACCTTATAATCTTTATTCCTTACTCACCATTGCTACAATCATATTTATTACTTTGATGGAAATAGAATTTGGACCAATGAAAACCCATGAAGAAAATGCTGTTTTAAGAAATGACCTTTATACAACCCCTGACCGTCCTTATGAAGGCCAAGATGGAGAGGTGTCTGCTGGAAAAGGTAAGGTTATGGATTTGATTATTCCTGTAGGTATTTTAATTGCCTTTTGTATATTAGGTATGCTTTATACGGGCGGTATTTTAGATGGTGTAAATGTTGTCGATGCTTTCGCTAACTGTGATGCTTCTCTTGGACTATCTTTAGGTTCTTCTCTTGCACTGCTTATTATTATTGTATATTATCTGGTGCGTAAAGTGCTTAGCTTCAATGAGTGCATGGAATGTTTCCCTAATGGATTTAAGGCCATGGTTCCGGCAATTCTTATTCTTACTTTTGCCTGGACATTAAGTGGAATGACAAGTCTTCTGGGTGCAAAAGAATTCGTTAGCGGTATTTTTGGAGGCAGTGCAGCAAACCTAAAAATCTTCCTCCCAGCCATCGTATTTATTGTGGCTACTGGTATGTCCTTTGCAACCGGTACATCCTGGGGAACCTTTGGTATCCTGCTTCCAATTGTAGTTGCAGTAGGTCTTGAGCCAGAACTTCTGGTAATTTCAATTTCAGCTTGCCTTGCTGGAGCTGTATGTGGTGACCACTGCTCCCCTATTTCCGATACAACCATCATGTCCTCTACAGGGGCTATGTGCAACCACATCAACCATGTGTCCACTCAGCTTCCTTACGCATTAACTGTAGCAGCTGTATCCTTTGTGGGCTATATCCTTGCAGGTTTAATCCAATCCGCATGGATTGTACTTCCTATATCTATGGCTATGATGTTTGCAACCCTTTTAGGAATCAAATTGCTCACAGCAAATAAAGCTCGAGCTTAA
- the pheS gene encoding phenylalanine--tRNA ligase subunit alpha produces MKEKLQSIKQQAMDRLKDVKELKVLDEIRIEFLGKKGELTQVLRGMKDLSAEERPIIGQMANEVREAIETKLEEVKNVLAEKAQEMKLRAEVIDVTMPGKRRKLGHRHPMNLVVDEIKEIFLGMGYKIAEGPEIETEYYNFEALNIPADHPARDEQDTFYINKNFMLRTATSPIQVRVMEKEKPPIRIICPGKVYRSDEVDATHSPVFHQLEGLVVDKNITFADLKGALEVFAKELFGDKVKVRFRPHFFPFTEPSAEMDVSCVACGGEGCRICKGSGWIEILGCGMVHPKVLKMAGIDPDIYTGFAFGMGLERLAMSKYGVKDLRLFVENDVRFLDQF; encoded by the coding sequence ATGAAAGAAAAATTGCAGTCCATCAAGCAACAGGCAATGGACCGTTTAAAAGACGTAAAAGAATTAAAAGTTTTAGATGAAATTCGTATCGAGTTTTTAGGCAAAAAAGGTGAGCTCACCCAGGTTTTAAGGGGAATGAAGGATTTAAGCGCAGAAGAACGACCAATCATTGGACAGATGGCCAATGAAGTAAGAGAAGCTATTGAAACGAAACTGGAAGAAGTTAAAAATGTATTGGCAGAAAAAGCTCAGGAAATGAAATTAAGAGCTGAAGTCATCGATGTGACCATGCCCGGCAAAAGAAGAAAATTAGGCCATCGCCATCCTATGAATTTAGTTGTAGACGAAATCAAAGAAATTTTCCTTGGAATGGGTTATAAGATTGCTGAAGGTCCGGAAATAGAAACAGAATATTATAACTTTGAAGCTTTAAATATTCCGGCAGACCATCCGGCAAGGGACGAACAAGATACCTTCTATATTAATAAAAACTTTATGCTTCGTACAGCAACTTCTCCCATCCAAGTTAGAGTGATGGAAAAAGAAAAACCTCCTATTCGTATTATTTGTCCGGGGAAGGTTTACCGCTCCGATGAAGTAGATGCCACACACTCTCCTGTTTTCCATCAATTAGAAGGCTTGGTGGTTGATAAAAATATTACTTTTGCAGACCTTAAGGGAGCATTGGAAGTATTCGCAAAAGAATTGTTTGGAGATAAGGTAAAAGTAAGATTCCGTCCCCACTTCTTCCCATTTACAGAACCCAGTGCGGAAATGGACGTATCCTGTGTAGCCTGCGGAGGAGAAGGCTGCAGAATCTGTAAGGGAAGTGGATGGATTGAAATTTTAGGCTGCGGAATGGTTCATCCTAAAGTTCTTAAAATGGCGGGTATTGATCCTGATATCTATACTGGTTTTGCTTTTGGAATGGGGCTTGAAAGACTTGCCATGAGTAAATACGGAGTGAAAGACTTACGTTTATTTGTAGAAAACGATGTTAGATTCTTAGATCAATTCTAA